In Helianthus annuus cultivar XRQ/B chromosome 3, HanXRQr2.0-SUNRISE, whole genome shotgun sequence, a single window of DNA contains:
- the LOC110929319 gene encoding probable WRKY transcription factor 51, producing MDAYNPMSIPYSYKSVGSLDIDYDVPNQQNSEFFDNFFVFDDWLNYEDQASIVPEYPDYTPVYSSPAIEDHGSQSNGSSITHLQGNNNGATGIPQARKATKEKVAFKTKSQVEILDDGFKWRKYGKKMVKNSPNPRNYYRCSAEGCSVKKRVERDVEDARYVITTYEGVHNHQRPSNF from the exons ATGGATGCATACAATCCAATGTCTATACCCTACAGTTATAAATCAGTAGGTTCACTAGATATCGATTATGATGTTCCAAATCAGCAAAATTCTGAGTTTTTTgataatttttttgtttttgatgatTGGTTAAACTACGAAGATCAAGCATCCATTGTTCCTGAATATCCAGATTATACTCCAGTTTATTCTTCACCTGCCATTGAGGATCATGGAAGTCAATCCAATGGAAGCAGTATCACCCACCTTCAAGGAAATAATAATG GTGCCACTGGAATTCCACAGGCCCGAAAGGCTACAAAAGAGAAAGTTGCCTTCAAAACGAAGTCACAAGTAGAGATCCTAGATGATGGTTTTAAGTGGAGGAAATAtggaaagaagatggtgaagaaCAGCCCAAACCCAAG GAATTATTATCGTTGTTCAGCAGAAGGATGTTCGGTGAAGAAAAGAGTTGAAAGAGATGTAGAGGATGCGCGTTATGTAATCACAACCTATGAAGGTGTTCATAACCACCAACGTCCTTCTAACTTTTGA